The following are from one region of the Mycetohabitans rhizoxinica HKI 454 genome:
- a CDS encoding DUF1073 domain-containing protein codes for MFNWLRRKDEPPQAPETPKSGGFFTTEHDLRVGHTEAWAHLQASTFQRSVADDFSAAGAGMDANELENSVKRIAMLRQENMPAAQVGWYASQSFIGYQLCALIAQHWLVDKACAMPGKDAIRNGYTVTVNDGTRVDAGVIDAIRKEDKRFRINHQMREFVRMGRVFGIRIAMFVVQSTDPEYYAKPFNPDGVTPGSYKGIRQIDPYWAVPELSSTAVTDPTSLHFYEPTYWRINGKPIHHSHLIILRIGEVPDVLKPTYYYGGVPVPQKIFERVYASERTANEAPLLAMSKRSTVIHMDVENAVANQAKFEQRMATWAHYRDNHGIKVVGTEEQIEQFDTALADFDAVIMTQYQLVAAAANVPATKLLGTSPKGFNATGEFEEASYHEELESIQAHDLTPLLDRHHLLVIRSEIVPKFGVPPFETTVAWNPLDSMTAKERAEVNKMEAETGAILVQSGAIDGIDERRRITQDPTSGYTGIEQAMPADPFDDSNHELPEHDDGA; via the coding sequence ATGTTCAACTGGCTACGACGCAAGGATGAGCCGCCCCAAGCCCCCGAGACCCCAAAGTCCGGGGGCTTTTTCACGACCGAGCACGATCTGCGTGTCGGCCACACTGAGGCGTGGGCACATTTGCAGGCGTCAACGTTTCAGCGCTCGGTGGCCGATGATTTCAGCGCCGCTGGCGCCGGCATGGACGCGAACGAACTTGAAAACAGCGTCAAGCGTATTGCAATGCTCCGACAGGAAAACATGCCAGCCGCGCAGGTCGGTTGGTACGCGTCGCAGAGCTTCATCGGCTACCAACTCTGCGCGCTGATCGCGCAGCACTGGCTGGTTGATAAGGCATGCGCGATGCCGGGTAAGGATGCAATCCGCAATGGCTATACGGTCACGGTCAATGACGGTACAAGAGTTGATGCGGGCGTCATTGACGCAATCCGCAAGGAGGATAAGCGTTTTCGAATCAACCACCAGATGCGCGAGTTCGTGCGCATGGGGCGTGTATTCGGCATTCGCATCGCCATGTTCGTGGTCCAGTCAACCGACCCTGAATATTATGCCAAGCCATTTAATCCAGATGGCGTGACACCCGGCAGCTACAAAGGCATCCGGCAAATTGACCCGTATTGGGCAGTCCCAGAATTAAGCTCGACGGCCGTAACCGACCCGACAAGCCTGCACTTCTATGAGCCGACTTACTGGAGGATCAATGGCAAGCCGATCCATCATTCGCACCTGATTATCTTGCGCATCGGCGAAGTTCCGGATGTACTGAAACCGACCTACTACTACGGTGGCGTGCCGGTGCCACAGAAGATTTTCGAGCGCGTCTATGCTTCCGAGCGCACGGCCAACGAGGCTCCGTTGCTCGCGATGTCCAAGCGCAGTACGGTCATTCATATGGATGTGGAAAATGCTGTCGCCAATCAGGCAAAGTTCGAGCAACGGATGGCGACCTGGGCTCACTATCGCGACAACCACGGCATCAAGGTCGTTGGCACGGAAGAGCAGATCGAGCAGTTCGACACGGCGCTCGCGGACTTCGATGCAGTCATCATGACGCAGTATCAGCTTGTCGCGGCGGCGGCGAACGTGCCGGCCACCAAGCTGCTCGGCACATCGCCCAAGGGCTTTAACGCAACGGGCGAGTTCGAAGAAGCGAGCTACCACGAAGAACTGGAAAGCATTCAAGCGCATGACCTGACACCGCTGCTTGATCGTCATCACCTGCTGGTCATCCGCTCGGAAATTGTGCCGAAGTTTGGTGTCCCGCCATTTGAGACGACGGTGGCATGGAATCCGCTGGATTCGATGACAGCGAAGGAACGCGCAGAAGTCAACAAGATGGAAGCGGAAACCGGAGCCATCCTGGTGCAGTCCGGTGCCATCGATGGCATTGATGAGCGCCGCCGCATTACTCAAGACCCCACTAGCGGTTACACGGGCATCGAACAAGCCATGCCGGCTGATCCGTTTGACGATTCCAACCATGAATTGCCCGAACATGATGATGGCGCGTAA
- a CDS encoding phage minor head protein, with product MLAYKHGYQQDLEQLVAEMTAASHKEIVALFESPPAQAFFAQDASLSSQARIMTNALIRRVRKRFALKAKAIVDRMVAGADKASSVSLHSSLRDLSGGLSLKTTALPSTTKEILASSVAENVGLIKSIADRYLAGVQGAVMRAISSGNGLQDLIPYLREQEGVTKRRARNIALDQTRKVYNGLNNGRCMSLGVTQGEWVHSGGGIHPRERHLAFDGKVFNLARGAPVGPNGAYVRPGEEPNCKCSFIPVIRFSRGDA from the coding sequence GTGCTGGCCTACAAGCACGGCTACCAGCAGGATCTTGAGCAGCTTGTTGCCGAGATGACAGCTGCCAGTCATAAAGAAATTGTCGCGCTGTTCGAGAGCCCGCCAGCACAAGCCTTTTTTGCGCAGGACGCCAGCCTATCGAGCCAGGCACGCATCATGACAAACGCGCTGATCCGGCGTGTACGCAAGCGCTTCGCGCTCAAGGCAAAGGCAATCGTGGATCGCATGGTCGCGGGTGCAGATAAGGCAAGCAGCGTCAGTTTGCACAGCAGCCTGCGTGACCTGTCCGGTGGACTATCTCTAAAAACCACAGCCCTGCCATCGACTACAAAAGAAATCCTCGCCAGTTCAGTCGCCGAAAACGTTGGCCTCATCAAGTCGATTGCTGACCGGTATCTGGCCGGCGTACAGGGTGCGGTCATGCGTGCAATCAGCAGCGGCAACGGACTACAAGACCTGATCCCCTATCTACGGGAACAGGAAGGCGTTACCAAGCGACGCGCGCGAAACATCGCGCTGGATCAAACACGTAAGGTCTACAACGGCCTGAACAATGGGCGCTGTATGTCGCTTGGCGTAACGCAAGGGGAGTGGGTGCATAGCGGCGGCGGGATACATCCTCGCGAACGCCATCTTGCCTTTGACGGCAAGGTGTTCAATCTGGCGAGGGGCGCGCCGGTCGGACCCAATGGGGCCTATGTGCGACCAGGGGAAGAGCCCAACTGTAAATGCAGCTTTATACCTGTCATTCGCTTTTCCCGAGGTGACGCATGA
- a CDS encoding DUF2213 domain-containing protein, translating into MTNRVIDTNGWAEIRGNPISKVGVFPYLGRSIGAPEPSRIYMVYRPEEELADPACIESFRLLPWVDEHEMLGSEDTGYIAPEKKGIQGVIGEDVYYEDGVLKGNIKVFSESLAALIHSGKRELSAGYRCQYEFTCGQYNGQRYDAIQRKIRGNHLASVHEGRLGPDVAVLDHMTFTFDAKELLMTNTSKATGQDEDVSLADVVKQLIPLVQALVGSAPSASPDGDVDPSVIGDDAPTKTPVEEDDDTLPAEDEDDDSPAAKGDKETEDEQETAQAMDAAIKALRTASKTAPKAMRASMDSAIAGLRKAYTAAQTQSQKPRKTVASVDAAEVTALRARVAQLERSAAKGIMSEISKRDALASRLSAHIGTFDHADKTLVEVARYGVSKLGIACAKGQEIAALDGYLHGREAPKPGQGTDAKHPTSSELDQYLQGV; encoded by the coding sequence ATGACAAATCGCGTCATCGATACGAACGGCTGGGCTGAAATCCGAGGCAACCCGATTTCCAAGGTGGGTGTATTTCCTTACCTGGGCAGATCAATCGGCGCGCCCGAGCCTAGCCGCATTTACATGGTCTACCGGCCAGAAGAAGAGTTGGCCGATCCTGCTTGCATTGAATCGTTCAGGCTGCTGCCGTGGGTCGATGAACACGAAATGCTAGGCAGCGAGGATACCGGCTATATCGCGCCGGAAAAGAAGGGAATTCAAGGTGTCATTGGTGAGGACGTGTACTACGAAGATGGTGTGCTGAAAGGCAACATCAAAGTCTTCTCCGAATCACTCGCGGCGCTTATCCATAGCGGCAAGCGTGAGCTGTCTGCCGGCTATCGCTGCCAATACGAGTTTACCTGTGGCCAATACAACGGCCAACGCTACGACGCCATTCAGCGAAAGATTCGGGGCAACCACCTCGCGTCTGTCCACGAAGGGCGCCTGGGACCCGATGTCGCTGTCCTGGATCACATGACATTTACATTCGATGCAAAGGAGTTACTCATGACAAATACAAGCAAGGCAACGGGGCAAGATGAAGACGTGTCGCTTGCCGACGTGGTGAAACAGCTGATTCCGCTGGTGCAGGCGCTGGTCGGTTCGGCACCTTCCGCCTCGCCGGACGGCGACGTAGACCCATCGGTAATCGGCGACGATGCTCCGACCAAGACGCCGGTTGAAGAGGACGATGACACGCTGCCTGCCGAAGATGAAGACGATGATTCCCCGGCGGCGAAGGGCGATAAAGAGACAGAAGACGAGCAAGAAACCGCGCAAGCCATGGACGCGGCAATTAAGGCGCTTCGCACTGCATCCAAGACTGCGCCGAAAGCGATGCGCGCGAGCATGGACAGCGCCATTGCCGGATTACGCAAGGCTTACACCGCCGCTCAAACCCAGTCGCAAAAGCCGCGCAAGACGGTAGCGAGCGTTGACGCCGCCGAGGTCACGGCGCTACGCGCGCGCGTGGCTCAGCTGGAGCGCAGTGCCGCCAAAGGAATCATGAGCGAGATCAGCAAACGCGATGCGCTGGCCAGCCGCTTGTCCGCTCACATCGGCACGTTTGATCACGCCGACAAGACGCTGGTCGAAGTGGCGCGCTACGGTGTCTCAAAACTCGGTATCGCTTGCGCCAAGGGGCAGGAGATAGCCGCGCTCGACGGATATTTACACGGTCGCGAGGCCCCCAAACCGGGGCAAGGTACGGATGCAAAGCATCCGACCTCGAGCGAACTCGACCAATATTTACAAGGAGTCTGA
- a CDS encoding structural cement protein Gp24 produces the protein MAFQTTVRADMAFGVPGELFTDGPVRAAPWTLVSSKPNVIGHAYTLAGDGVAQVGGTGQFVGILVXPKHYASYGAAAGTLTPTMXLPNQSIGELLTMGEIVVSLPAAADVGYVVIYDTTTGALSTIEEDSEVPSGSVEVPNALVSRYLSTGAGLAVITLTN, from the coding sequence ATGGCTTTCCAAACCACTGTTCGCGCCGACATGGCCTTCGGGGTGCCGGGCGAACTTTTTACCGATGGCCCGGTGCGCGCCGCGCCGTGGACCTTGGTGTCCTCGAAGCCCAACGTGATTGGCCATGCCTATACGCTCGCGGGCGACGGCGTGGCGCAAGTTGGCGGGACCGGGCAATTTGTGGGCATCCTCGTCCMCCCCAAACACTATGCCTCGTATGGCGCAGCAGCCGGTACGCTCACGCCAACGATGGAWTTACCCAACCAAAGCATCGGTGAACTGCTCACGATGGGCGAAATCGTGGTGAGCCTGCCTGCTGCCGCCGATGTGGGCTATGTGGTTATCTACGACACCACGACGGGTGCACTGTCCACCATCGAAGAAGATAGCGAGGTACCCAGCGGCAGCGTTGAAGTACCCAACGCGCTTGTTTCGCGCTACCTATCGACGGGGGCGGGATTGGCCGTGATCACACTGACCAACTGA
- a CDS encoding major capsid family protein, with protein MQSKEHSYIGPRAVRPLKLSSVAGYQDLSRIGIGMDAATVHRMMAAMDAALVPGLTTPTITTPEQFLQNWLPGFVAITTAARTIDECVGITTAGAWEDEEVVQGVMELTGTSVPYGDYTNVPLSSWNVNFERRTVVRFEEGMRVGTLEEARASRMKVNSAEGKREAATLALEINRNRVGFYGYNDGNNRTYGLLNDPSLPAYVTLPMGGANSTQWASKTFLEITADIRTMVADLRNQTRGVIDPKREQLTLVLGTSVIDYLTVTSIFSVSVQDWLTKTYPTMRVVSCPEFDAAHAGDNVAYLYAESVSDQSTDGGQTFVQVVPAKFRVLGVQQLAKGYEEDYSNATAGVMCKRPYAVVRRTGL; from the coding sequence ATGCAAAGCAAAGAACATTCGTATATCGGTCCACGTGCAGTACGGCCGCTCAAGCTGTCGAGCGTCGCTGGCTATCAGGATCTGTCCCGTATCGGTATTGGCATGGACGCTGCAACCGTGCACCGCATGATGGCGGCGATGGACGCAGCGCTGGTACCCGGTTTAACTACACCGACGATTACCACGCCCGAGCAGTTCCTACAAAACTGGCTGCCTGGATTTGTGGCGATTACCACGGCGGCGCGCACGATCGATGAATGCGTGGGCATCACGACAGCGGGCGCATGGGAAGATGAGGAAGTCGTGCAGGGCGTCATGGAGCTTACCGGTACATCCGTGCCATATGGGGATTACACGAACGTGCCGCTGTCGTCATGGAACGTCAACTTCGAGCGGCGCACAGTGGTGCGTTTTGAAGAAGGCATGCGCGTTGGCACGCTCGAAGAAGCACGCGCTTCGCGGATGAAAGTGAATAGTGCCGAAGGCAAACGCGAAGCGGCAACGCTGGCGCTGGAGATCAACCGCAATCGCGTCGGATTTTACGGCTACAACGATGGAAACAATCGCACTTATGGACTTTTGAACGACCCCAGCCTGCCCGCGTATGTCACCCTGCCAATGGGTGGGGCCAATTCGACCCAATGGGCGTCTAAGACCTTTCTCGAAATTACAGCAGACATTCGCACGATGGTGGCCGATCTGCGCAACCAGACGCGTGGCGTGATCGACCCGAAAAGAGAACAACTGACGCTTGTTCTTGGCACGTCGGTCATCGATTATTTGACAGTGACTTCGATTTTTAGCGTGTCTGTGCAGGACTGGCTGACTAAGACCTATCCGACGATGCGCGTGGTGTCTTGCCCGGAATTTGATGCAGCTCATGCGGGCGACAATGTCGCATATCTGTACGCCGAAAGCGTCAGCGATCAATCGACCGACGGCGGTCAAACCTTTGTACAAGTCGTGCCGGCGAAATTCCGCGTGCTGGGGGTTCAGCAGCTCGCAAAAGGCTACGAAGAGGACTATTCCAATGCGACGGCTGGCGTAATGTGCAAGCGGCCGTATGCTGTCGTGCGTCGCACTGGACTTTAA
- a CDS encoding DUF4054 domain-containing protein, producing MSASIQWDVSAFRAAFAAFESKTAYPDTALSATWAAATCYVSPEDHGHLQGDDRVRALNLMTAHLLALADIVKGGQTPGMVSTATVDKVQVTLTPPPVKSQWQWWLSLTPYGQQLLALLSAAAVGGFYISGLPEGSAFRRVYGIYP from the coding sequence GTGAGTGCGTCCATCCAGTGGGATGTCAGCGCGTTTCGCGCCGCCTTCGCTGCATTCGAGAGCAAAACCGCGTATCCCGACACCGCGCTTTCGGCAACCTGGGCGGCGGCGACGTGCTATGTGAGTCCAGAGGATCATGGGCACCTGCAAGGCGATGACCGAGTCCGTGCGCTGAATCTGATGACGGCCCATCTCCTTGCGCTGGCGGACATAGTGAAAGGCGGTCAAACGCCGGGCATGGTGTCCACCGCAACCGTGGACAAGGTGCAAGTCACCCTTACCCCACCGCCTGTCAAGTCACAATGGCAATGGTGGCTGTCGCTCACCCCCTATGGGCAGCAGCTCCTCGCGTTGCTGTCGGCTGCTGCCGTGGGTGGCTTTTATATTAGCGGGCTGCCGGAAGGATCGGCATTTCGTCGCGTGTACGGCATCTATCCCTGA
- a CDS encoding phage collar protein — MPGSNLLGFALSVIGKQRVEYYRFLGRETNDVGLDVNRYAPPVPLYGSVQAVDRNLYQYLGLDFQKRYIRLYACAQLQDVARNRSSDQIEFAGQRYQLLSDADWFNIDGWDGALCVQI; from the coding sequence ATGCCAGGCTCTAACCTGCTCGGTTTTGCGTTGTCCGTGATTGGCAAGCAACGTGTCGAGTATTACCGATTTTTGGGGCGCGAGACCAACGATGTGGGCCTTGATGTAAACAGGTATGCGCCGCCTGTGCCGCTGTATGGCAGCGTGCAAGCTGTAGACCGGAACCTATACCAATACCTTGGCCTTGATTTTCAGAAGCGCTACATCCGTCTGTATGCGTGTGCGCAGTTACAGGATGTAGCACGCAACCGATCGAGCGATCAAATCGAGTTTGCCGGTCAGCGCTATCAACTGCTGTCGGATGCCGATTGGTTCAACATCGACGGCTGGGACGGCGCGCTTTGCGTACAGATATGA
- a CDS encoding phage gateway protein codes for MTDNELFRILLPLIRDGLRANGIADIAIKQQYQPTQQGTPSGPVVFLNKIGDYRYGFPQRKSVWDREAGQFVHTESVWMHTALQVNVLAPQKPEQPDWLTASDLLNLIACILQSDAARHTLQSHQVGLYRVQDIRHTYFADDRDCFEASSSFDFILTHLRTLTSRVPSVDAFEQNIHRI; via the coding sequence ATGACAGACAACGAACTGTTCCGCATTCTGCTGCCGTTGATTCGTGACGGGCTGCGCGCGAATGGCATTGCCGACATTGCCATCAAGCAGCAGTACCAGCCGACGCAACAAGGCACACCAAGTGGCCCGGTGGTGTTTTTGAACAAAATCGGCGATTACCGGTACGGTTTTCCGCAGCGCAAAAGCGTCTGGGATCGCGAAGCCGGGCAGTTCGTCCATACCGAGTCGGTGTGGATGCACACTGCGCTCCAAGTGAACGTACTTGCACCGCAAAAGCCTGAGCAGCCTGATTGGCTGACGGCATCCGATCTGCTGAACCTGATCGCGTGCATCCTGCAAAGCGATGCTGCGCGCCACACGTTGCAGTCGCATCAAGTCGGCCTCTATCGCGTGCAAGACATTCGCCACACTTATTTTGCTGATGACCGGGATTGCTTCGAAGCCAGCTCGTCATTCGATTTTATCCTCACCCATCTGCGCACGCTTACCAGCCGAGTTCCATCGGTTGACGCGTTCGAGCAAAACATTCATCGCATCTAG
- a CDS encoding DUF3383 domain-containing protein, which translates to MAIRFPKYVDVTSGVGAAAGVRRRDLIGRFFTTNALLPPKAVVEFDNLDDVGRYFGTASEEYARASFYFGWISKNITRAQKISFARWVDAAVAPMIFGAAVTAPLSRFQAVTAGELTIQLGADIHSVSPLSFAEALSFADVASVLQAAIRAAGEGPLWEGAMVTFDARKNGFHFTTTSTCANVKVAVLSGTIHTILGWDDRAIYADGAAAETISDVLAASTELSNNFGSFTFLRALSTAETEEAAKWNAAQNVMYQFHTRVLSADAAAYYEALKGYAGTGLTLIGASGEYPEQLPMMILAATDYSRRNSVQNYMFQQAALTPSVTTTPESDRLDTLRVNYYGRTQTAGQVLDFYQRGVLMGGATAPTDMNVYANEQWLKDAAGSAIMELLMSLAKVSANVQGRGQLIATLQSVVNQALLNGTISVGKELNNTQQLYITNMTGEADAWRQVQTIGYWLDCVIQSSVTPDGRTEYKAVYTLIYSKDDAIRKVDGSHVLI; encoded by the coding sequence ATGGCTATTCGATTTCCCAAGTACGTTGACGTGACATCGGGCGTCGGCGCAGCGGCCGGTGTGCGCCGGCGCGATTTAATCGGGCGTTTTTTTACGACAAATGCGCTGCTGCCACCGAAAGCGGTGGTCGAGTTCGATAACCTCGATGATGTTGGGCGTTACTTTGGCACGGCCTCGGAGGAATACGCCCGCGCGTCTTTCTATTTCGGCTGGATCTCAAAAAACATTACGCGCGCGCAGAAAATCAGCTTCGCGCGCTGGGTGGATGCCGCCGTCGCGCCGATGATCTTTGGGGCGGCAGTGACTGCGCCATTGTCTCGATTCCAAGCCGTGACGGCTGGCGAGCTGACAATACAGCTTGGCGCAGATATCCACTCCGTATCGCCGTTGTCGTTCGCGGAAGCCCTCAGTTTTGCCGACGTGGCATCGGTTTTACAAGCAGCCATTCGTGCCGCAGGTGAGGGCCCTCTTTGGGAGGGCGCAATGGTCACGTTCGACGCGCGGAAAAACGGCTTCCATTTCACAACCACCAGTACGTGTGCCAATGTAAAGGTCGCTGTCCTGTCCGGCACGATCCATACTATCCTGGGTTGGGATGATCGCGCGATCTACGCCGATGGCGCAGCCGCCGAAACGATCAGTGATGTGCTGGCCGCTTCAACCGAGCTATCCAACAATTTCGGCTCGTTCACGTTCTTGCGGGCGCTTTCCACAGCCGAGACAGAAGAAGCAGCGAAGTGGAACGCGGCGCAGAATGTGATGTACCAGTTCCATACGCGCGTGTTATCCGCCGATGCGGCAGCCTACTATGAAGCGCTCAAAGGTTACGCGGGGACCGGTCTAACGCTCATCGGCGCAAGCGGCGAATACCCCGAGCAACTTCCGATGATGATCCTGGCCGCCACCGATTACAGCCGTCGTAACTCGGTGCAAAACTACATGTTCCAGCAAGCGGCGCTTACGCCCAGTGTGACGACGACGCCTGAATCGGATCGGTTGGATACGTTGCGCGTGAACTACTACGGCCGCACGCAAACGGCTGGACAAGTGCTCGACTTCTATCAGCGCGGCGTGCTGATGGGGGGTGCCACCGCGCCGACAGACATGAATGTCTACGCTAACGAACAATGGCTTAAGGATGCGGCCGGCAGCGCCATTATGGAACTGCTGATGTCGCTGGCGAAGGTATCGGCCAACGTGCAAGGACGTGGTCAACTGATCGCGACGCTGCAAAGCGTGGTCAATCAGGCATTACTCAACGGCACGATCAGCGTCGGCAAGGAGCTGAACAATACGCAGCAGCTGTATATCACCAATATGACGGGTGAAGCCGATGCGTGGCGGCAGGTCCAGACCATCGGTTACTGGCTCGACTGCGTAATCCAATCCAGTGTGACGCCAGACGGACGCACCGAATATAAGGCCGTCTACACCCTCATCTACAGCAAAGACGATGCCATCCGAAAAGTGGACGGAAGCCACGTCTTGATTTGA
- a CDS encoding phage tail fiber protein, whose product MENISGFGLVVQVCASKTFPAGFTVTQFADDGDPFDIPSIQVNDKAMGLNGDLIVWSKANPITVTLNLIPGSDDDKNMSILLEANRVGRGKQSAKDEITMAAIYPDARILTLTKGVITDGMPASSVASAGRMKSKPYIFAFENRTGTS is encoded by the coding sequence ATGGAAAACATCTCAGGCTTCGGCCTTGTGGTGCAGGTATGTGCATCTAAAACGTTTCCCGCCGGTTTTACGGTCACGCAGTTCGCCGACGATGGCGATCCGTTCGACATTCCGAGCATTCAAGTGAATGACAAGGCGATGGGGCTCAATGGCGATTTGATCGTCTGGTCCAAAGCCAACCCAATCACAGTGACGTTGAACCTGATTCCAGGAAGTGACGATGACAAGAACATGTCGATTTTGCTTGAAGCAAACCGGGTCGGACGTGGCAAACAGAGTGCAAAAGACGAAATCACGATGGCAGCGATCTACCCGGACGCCCGCATACTCACGCTGACCAAGGGGGTCATCACTGACGGCATGCCTGCCAGCAGTGTGGCCAGCGCAGGGCGGATGAAAAGCAAGCCGTACATCTTTGCTTTTGAGAACCGGACGGGGACATCATGA
- a CDS encoding phage baseplate protein, producing the protein MFDAGFQQLFGDARPIKATVKEASKAMEHPIESGATMTDHRIILPVEIELKMMLAGATYRDTYRQIREMFRKGDTLTVQTKAGSYANMLIVEMPHEEEPDAFGTLVLTLKLKEVRVVTARYEKLSVREVKDKTHASTVQRGEQSGKPAKRKASTLHDIFV; encoded by the coding sequence GTGTTCGATGCAGGCTTTCAGCAGCTTTTTGGCGACGCGCGGCCGATAAAGGCGACGGTCAAGGAAGCGTCAAAAGCAATGGAGCATCCGATTGAATCGGGCGCAACGATGACCGACCACCGGATCATCTTGCCGGTTGAGATCGAGTTGAAGATGATGCTGGCCGGGGCAACATATCGGGACACTTATCGGCAAATCCGTGAGATGTTTCGAAAGGGTGACACGCTGACGGTGCAGACGAAGGCGGGCAGCTACGCCAACATGCTGATCGTAGAAATGCCGCATGAGGAAGAGCCTGATGCCTTCGGCACCCTCGTGCTTACGCTGAAGCTTAAGGAAGTGCGGGTCGTTACGGCACGATACGAAAAACTGTCCGTCCGGGAAGTCAAGGACAAGACACACGCATCCACCGTGCAGCGTGGCGAGCAATCTGGAAAACCTGCGAAAAGGAAAGCCTCTACGCTTCACGACATCTTCGTTTAA
- a CDS encoding phage baseplate plug family protein yields MIQIPLDAIPNQSLSIRLDSRRYEITVQALSGMIAATIARDGEMLVQGIRCAAGTPVLPFRYLEDGAGNFVFLTEDEEYPDYTKFNSTHQLVYLSGAELAQVRQ; encoded by the coding sequence ATGATTCAAATTCCGCTCGATGCGATCCCTAATCAATCGCTGTCGATTCGGCTCGACTCACGCCGCTACGAAATCACGGTCCAGGCCCTATCTGGGATGATAGCCGCGACGATTGCCCGTGACGGCGAGATGCTTGTGCAAGGGATTCGGTGTGCTGCTGGTACGCCTGTGCTGCCGTTCCGGTATCTAGAAGACGGCGCCGGCAACTTCGTGTTTCTGACGGAGGATGAGGAATATCCCGACTACACAAAGTTCAACAGCACGCATCAGCTTGTGTACCTCAGCGGTGCCGAGCTTGCGCAGGTTCGCCAGTGA
- a CDS encoding baseplate hub protein, producing the protein MDKLDPRIVRVGIEINGELKTYDDLAISATGSKFANALQNEAEIRVSNLSKADRKYLLTETSPFNLNRTPKRIVLDVGRRSTGASRVFVGDISSCLPSQPPDITLTFKSSTGQFQKGHILARSQAGTASLSAIAKQIAGDLGLTLRFEATDKNIANYAFAGGALKQVDRLGEAGGVNAYVDDNTLVVKNYNVALSGEARVLSESTGMIGIPEITEQGVKVKYLFDTTTCLGGALTIDSKLNPATSGSYVIFKLHFELANRDTPFYWIAEAKRADTH; encoded by the coding sequence ATGGATAAACTCGATCCACGTATCGTGCGTGTGGGCATCGAAATTAACGGCGAACTGAAGACATATGACGATCTGGCGATTAGCGCGACCGGCTCCAAGTTCGCAAACGCCTTGCAAAATGAAGCCGAGATTCGTGTTTCGAATCTGTCCAAAGCGGACCGCAAATACCTGTTGACGGAAACTAGCCCGTTCAACCTGAATCGTACGCCCAAGCGCATTGTGCTGGACGTAGGCCGACGCTCCACTGGCGCATCGCGCGTGTTTGTCGGCGACATTTCCAGCTGCCTGCCATCCCAGCCGCCGGACATCACGCTGACGTTCAAGTCATCGACCGGGCAATTTCAGAAGGGCCACATCCTTGCGCGCAGCCAGGCTGGCACCGCATCCCTATCGGCCATCGCTAAACAGATAGCGGGCGATCTCGGACTCACGCTGCGCTTCGAGGCGACAGACAAGAACATCGCGAACTACGCGTTTGCCGGCGGCGCGCTGAAACAGGTAGACCGGCTCGGCGAAGCCGGGGGCGTGAACGCCTATGTCGATGACAACACACTGGTCGTGAAAAACTACAACGTGGCGCTGAGCGGCGAGGCACGTGTGCTGAGCGAGTCCACCGGCATGATCGGCATCCCCGAAATCACCGAGCAGGGCGTCAAGGTCAAGTATCTGTTTGATACCACGACCTGCTTGGGCGGCGCATTAACCATCGACAGCAAGTTGAATCCAGCCACGAGCGGCAGTTACGTCATCTTCAAGCTGCATTTTGAACTTGCCAACCGCGACACCCCGTTCTACTGGATCGCGGAAGCCAAACGTGCAGATACCCACTGA